Proteins from a single region of Equus asinus isolate D_3611 breed Donkey chromosome 17, EquAss-T2T_v2, whole genome shotgun sequence:
- the DGKZ gene encoding diacylglycerol kinase zeta isoform X9, with protein sequence MSALGAGHSTGGGCDEATALGPAEALGTEEGERPGALRQMWRYRSWDVPQIPAEAPQTQKAITKSGLQHLAPPPPTPGAPCSEPERQIRSTVDWSESATYGEHIWFETNVSGDFCYVGEQYCVAKMLQKSVSRRKCAACKIVVHTPCIAQLEKINFRCKPSFRESGSRNIREPTFVRHHWVHRRRQDGKCRHCGKGFQQKFTFHSKEIVAISCSWCKQAYHSKVSCFMLQQIEEPCSLGVHAAVVIPPTWILRARRPQNTLKASKKKKRASFKRKSSKKGPEEGRWRPFIIRPTPSPLMKPLLVFVNPKSGGNQGAKIIQSFLWYLNPRQVFDLSQGGPKEALEMYRKVHNLRILACGGDGTVGWILSTLDQLRLKPPPPVAILPLGTGNDLARTLNWGGGYTDEPVSKILSHVEEGNVVQLDRWDLRAEPNPEAGPEERDDGATDRLPLDVFNNYFSLGFDAHVTLEFHESREANPEKFNSRFRNKMFYAGTAFSDFLMGSSKDLAKHIRVVCDGTDLTPKIQDLKPQCIVFLNIPRYCAGTMPWGHPGEHHDFEPQRHDDGYLEVIGFTMTSLAALQVGGHGERLTQCREVVLTTSKAIPVQVDGEPCKLAASRIRIALRNQATMVQKAKRRSAAPLHSDQQPVPEQLRIQVSRVSMHDYEALHYDKEQLKEASVPLGTVVVPGDSDLELCRAHIERLQQVRGAGSLPWAAPAARGLLSASPGLCFSQQEPEGAGAGSPTCQKLSPKWCFLDATTASRFYRIDRAQEHLNYVTEIAQDEIYILDPELLGASARPDLPTPTSPLPTSPCSPTPRSLSGDAAAPKGEELIEATKRNDFCKLQELHRAGGDLMHRDERSRTLLHHAVSTGSKDVVRYLLDHAPPEILDAVEENGETCLHQAAALGQRTICHYIVEAGASLMKTDQQGDTPRQRAEKAQDTELAAYLENRQHYQMIQREDQETAV encoded by the exons GAAAGCCATCACCAAGTCGGGCCTTCAGCACCTGGccccccctcctcccactcccggGGCCCCGTGCAGCGAGCCAGAGCGGCAGATCCGGAGCACTGTGGACTGGAGC GAGTCGGCGACATATGGGGAGCACATCTGGTTCGAGACCAACGTGTCGGGGGACTTCTGCTATGTTGGGGAGCAGTACTGTGTAGCTAAGATGCTG CAGAAATCGGTGTCCCGGAGAAAGTGTGCAGCCTGCAAGATCGTGGTGCACACCCCCTGCATCGCTCAGCTGGAGAAG ATCAACTTCCGCTGTAAGCCGTCCTTCCGTGAGTCGGGCTCCAGGAACATCCGTGAG CCAACCTTTGTGCGGCACCACTGGGTACACAGGCGGCGCCAGGATGGCAAGTGTCGGCACTGTGGGAAG GGCTTCCAGCAGAAGTTCACCTTCCACAGCAAGGAGATTGTGGCCATCAGTTGCTCCTGGTGCAAGCAAGCC TACCACAGCAAGGTATCCTGCTTCATGCTGCAGCAGATTGAGGAGCCGTGCTCCCTGGGGGTACACGCTGCCGTGGTCATCCCACCCACCTGGATCCTCCGGGCCCGCAGGCCCCAG aataccctcaaggcaagcaagaagaaaaagagagcatCCTTCAAGAGGAAATCCAGCAAGAAAGGGCCCGAG GAGGGCCGCTGGAGACCCTTCATCATCAGGCCCACCCCGTCCCCCCTCATGAAGCCCCTGCTGGTGTTTGTGAACCCCAAGAGTGGGGGCAACCAG GGCGCCAAGATCATCCAGTCCTTCCTCTGGTATCTCAATCCCCGCCAAGTCTTTGACCTGAGCCAGGGAGGGCCCAAGGAGGC GCTGGAGATGTACCGCAAGGTGCACAACCTGCGGATCCTGGCGTGCGGGGGCGACGGCACG GTCGGCTGGATCCTCTCCACTCTGGACCAGCTCCGCCTAAAGCCTCCGCCGCCTGTCGCCATCCTGCCTCTGGGCACTGGCAACGACCTGGCCCGCACCCTCAACTGGGGTGGG GGCTACACAGATGAGCCCGTGTCCAAGATCCTCTCCCACGTAGAGGAGGGGAACGTGGTGCAGCTGGACCGCTGGGACCTCCGCGCTGAGCCCAACCCCGAGGCGGGGCCTGAGGAGCGTGACGACGGTGCCACCGACCGG CTGCCCCTGGATGTCTTCAACAACTACTTCAGCCTGGGCTTTGATGCCCACGTCACCCTGGAGTTTCATGAGTCTCGAG AGGCCAACCCAGAGAAATTCAACAGCCGCTTTCGGAACAAGATGTTTTATGCCGGG ACAGCTTTCTCCGACTTCCTGATGGGCAGCTCCAAGGACTTAGCCAAGCACATCCGGGTGGTG tGTGATGGAACTGACCTGACGCCCAAGATCCAGGACCTGAAACCCCAGTGCATCGTTTTCCTCAACATCCCCAG GTACTGCGCGGGCACCATGCCCTGGGGCCACCCTGGGGAGCACCACGACTTCGAGCCCCAGCGGCACGATGATGGCTACCTCGAAGTCATCGGCTTCACCATGACATCCCTG GCAGCGCTGCAGGTTGGTGGGCATGGCGAGCGGCTGACGCAGTGCCGTGAGGTGGTGCTCACCACGTCCAAGGCTATCCCAGTGCAGGTGGACGGTGAGCCCTGCAAGCTCGCGGCCTCTCGCATTCGCATCGCCCTGCGCAACCAGGCCACCATGGTGCAGAAGGCCAAGCGGCGGAGCGCCGCCCCCCTGCACAGCGA TCAGCAGCCGGTGCCCGAGCAGCTGCGGATCCAGGTGAGCAGAGTCAGCATGCACGACTACGAGGCCCTGCATTACGACAAGGAGCAGCTCAAGGAGGCCT CGGTGCCCCTGGGCACTGTGGTGGTCCCAGGAGACAGCGACCTCGAGCTCTGCCGGGCGCACATCGAGAGGCTCCAGCAGGTGAGGGGGGCCGGGagcctgccctgggctgccccagcTGCTCGAGGGCTGCTCTCTGCCAGCCCCGGCCTGTGCTTCTCTCAACAGGAGCCCGAAGGTGCTGGAGCCGGGTCCCCAACGTGCCAGAAACTTTCCCCCAAGTGGTGCTTCCTCGATG CCACCACTGCCAGCCGCTTCTACAGGATCGACCGGGCCCAG GAACACCTCAACTATGTGACTGAGATTGCACAGGACGAGATTTATATCCTGGACCCAGAGCTGCTGGGGGCATCAGCCCGGCCGGACCTCCCAACCCCGAcgtcccctctccccacctccccctgctCACCCACGCCCCG GTCACTGTCAGGGGATGCTGCAGCTCCTAAAG GTGAAGAGCTGATCGAGGCCACCAAGAGGAACGACTTCTGTAAG CTCCAGGAGCTGCACCGAGCCGGGGGCGACCTCATGCACCGGGACGAACGGAGCCGCACGCTCCTGCACCACGCCGTCAGCACCGGCAGCAAGGACGTGGTCCGCTACCTGCTGGACCACG cccctccagaaaTCCTTGACGCCGTGGAGGAAAA CGGGGAGACGTGTCTGCACCAGGCGGCAGCCCTGGGCCAGCGCACCATCTGCCACTACATCGTTGAGGCAGGGGCCTCTCTCATGAAGACAGACCAGCAG ggcgACACTCCCAGGCAGCGGGCTGAGAAGGCTCAGGACACCGAGCTGGCCGCCTACCTGGAGAACCGGCAGCACTACCAGATGATCCAGCGGGAGGACCAGGAGACGGCTGTGTAG
- the DGKZ gene encoding diacylglycerol kinase zeta isoform X16, which yields MEPRDGSPEARSSDSESASASSSGSERDAGPEPDKAPRRLSKRRFPGLRLFGHRKAITKSGLQHLAPPPPTPGAPCSEPERQIRSTVDWSESATYGEHIWFETNVSGDFCYVGEQYCVAKMLQKSVSRRKCAACKIVVHTPCIAQLEKINFRCKPSFRESGSRNIREPTFVRHHWVHRRRQDGKCRHCGKGFQQKFTFHSKEIVAISCSWCKQAYHSKVSCFMLQQIEEPCSLGVHAAVVIPPTWILRARRPQNTLKASKKKKRASFKRKSSKKGPEEGRWRPFIIRPTPSPLMKPLLVFVNPKSGGNQGAKIIQSFLWYLNPRQVFDLSQGGPKEALEMYRKVHNLRILACGGDGTVGWILSTLDQLRLKPPPPVAILPLGTGNDLARTLNWGGGYTDEPVSKILSHVEEGNVVQLDRWDLRAEPNPEAGPEERDDGATDRLPLDVFNNYFSLGFDAHVTLEFHESREANPEKFNSRFRNKMFYAGTAFSDFLMGSSKDLAKHIRVVCDGTDLTPKIQDLKPQCIVFLNIPRYCAGTMPWGHPGEHHDFEPQRHDDGYLEVIGFTMTSLAALQVGGHGERLTQCREVVLTTSKAIPVQVDGEPCKLAASRIRIALRNQATMVQKAKRRSAAPLHSDQQPVPEQLRIQVSRVSMHDYEALHYDKEQLKEASVPLGTVVVPGDSDLELCRAHIERLQQEPEGAGAGSPTCQKLSPKWCFLDATTASRFYRIDRAQEHLNYVTEIAQDEIYILDPELLGASARPDLPTPTSPLPTSPCSPTPRSLSGDAAAPKGEELIEATKRNDFCKLQELHRAGGDLMHRDERSRTLLHHAVSTGSKDVVRYLLDHAPPEILDAVEENGETCLHQAAALGQRTICHYIVEAGASLMKTDQQGDTPRQRAEKAQDTELAAYLENRQHYQMIQREDQETAV from the exons GAAAGCCATCACCAAGTCGGGCCTTCAGCACCTGGccccccctcctcccactcccggGGCCCCGTGCAGCGAGCCAGAGCGGCAGATCCGGAGCACTGTGGACTGGAGC GAGTCGGCGACATATGGGGAGCACATCTGGTTCGAGACCAACGTGTCGGGGGACTTCTGCTATGTTGGGGAGCAGTACTGTGTAGCTAAGATGCTG CAGAAATCGGTGTCCCGGAGAAAGTGTGCAGCCTGCAAGATCGTGGTGCACACCCCCTGCATCGCTCAGCTGGAGAAG ATCAACTTCCGCTGTAAGCCGTCCTTCCGTGAGTCGGGCTCCAGGAACATCCGTGAG CCAACCTTTGTGCGGCACCACTGGGTACACAGGCGGCGCCAGGATGGCAAGTGTCGGCACTGTGGGAAG GGCTTCCAGCAGAAGTTCACCTTCCACAGCAAGGAGATTGTGGCCATCAGTTGCTCCTGGTGCAAGCAAGCC TACCACAGCAAGGTATCCTGCTTCATGCTGCAGCAGATTGAGGAGCCGTGCTCCCTGGGGGTACACGCTGCCGTGGTCATCCCACCCACCTGGATCCTCCGGGCCCGCAGGCCCCAG aataccctcaaggcaagcaagaagaaaaagagagcatCCTTCAAGAGGAAATCCAGCAAGAAAGGGCCCGAG GAGGGCCGCTGGAGACCCTTCATCATCAGGCCCACCCCGTCCCCCCTCATGAAGCCCCTGCTGGTGTTTGTGAACCCCAAGAGTGGGGGCAACCAG GGCGCCAAGATCATCCAGTCCTTCCTCTGGTATCTCAATCCCCGCCAAGTCTTTGACCTGAGCCAGGGAGGGCCCAAGGAGGC GCTGGAGATGTACCGCAAGGTGCACAACCTGCGGATCCTGGCGTGCGGGGGCGACGGCACG GTCGGCTGGATCCTCTCCACTCTGGACCAGCTCCGCCTAAAGCCTCCGCCGCCTGTCGCCATCCTGCCTCTGGGCACTGGCAACGACCTGGCCCGCACCCTCAACTGGGGTGGG GGCTACACAGATGAGCCCGTGTCCAAGATCCTCTCCCACGTAGAGGAGGGGAACGTGGTGCAGCTGGACCGCTGGGACCTCCGCGCTGAGCCCAACCCCGAGGCGGGGCCTGAGGAGCGTGACGACGGTGCCACCGACCGG CTGCCCCTGGATGTCTTCAACAACTACTTCAGCCTGGGCTTTGATGCCCACGTCACCCTGGAGTTTCATGAGTCTCGAG AGGCCAACCCAGAGAAATTCAACAGCCGCTTTCGGAACAAGATGTTTTATGCCGGG ACAGCTTTCTCCGACTTCCTGATGGGCAGCTCCAAGGACTTAGCCAAGCACATCCGGGTGGTG tGTGATGGAACTGACCTGACGCCCAAGATCCAGGACCTGAAACCCCAGTGCATCGTTTTCCTCAACATCCCCAG GTACTGCGCGGGCACCATGCCCTGGGGCCACCCTGGGGAGCACCACGACTTCGAGCCCCAGCGGCACGATGATGGCTACCTCGAAGTCATCGGCTTCACCATGACATCCCTG GCAGCGCTGCAGGTTGGTGGGCATGGCGAGCGGCTGACGCAGTGCCGTGAGGTGGTGCTCACCACGTCCAAGGCTATCCCAGTGCAGGTGGACGGTGAGCCCTGCAAGCTCGCGGCCTCTCGCATTCGCATCGCCCTGCGCAACCAGGCCACCATGGTGCAGAAGGCCAAGCGGCGGAGCGCCGCCCCCCTGCACAGCGA TCAGCAGCCGGTGCCCGAGCAGCTGCGGATCCAGGTGAGCAGAGTCAGCATGCACGACTACGAGGCCCTGCATTACGACAAGGAGCAGCTCAAGGAGGCCT CGGTGCCCCTGGGCACTGTGGTGGTCCCAGGAGACAGCGACCTCGAGCTCTGCCGGGCGCACATCGAGAGGCTCCAGCAG GAGCCCGAAGGTGCTGGAGCCGGGTCCCCAACGTGCCAGAAACTTTCCCCCAAGTGGTGCTTCCTCGATG CCACCACTGCCAGCCGCTTCTACAGGATCGACCGGGCCCAG GAACACCTCAACTATGTGACTGAGATTGCACAGGACGAGATTTATATCCTGGACCCAGAGCTGCTGGGGGCATCAGCCCGGCCGGACCTCCCAACCCCGAcgtcccctctccccacctccccctgctCACCCACGCCCCG GTCACTGTCAGGGGATGCTGCAGCTCCTAAAG GTGAAGAGCTGATCGAGGCCACCAAGAGGAACGACTTCTGTAAG CTCCAGGAGCTGCACCGAGCCGGGGGCGACCTCATGCACCGGGACGAACGGAGCCGCACGCTCCTGCACCACGCCGTCAGCACCGGCAGCAAGGACGTGGTCCGCTACCTGCTGGACCACG cccctccagaaaTCCTTGACGCCGTGGAGGAAAA CGGGGAGACGTGTCTGCACCAGGCGGCAGCCCTGGGCCAGCGCACCATCTGCCACTACATCGTTGAGGCAGGGGCCTCTCTCATGAAGACAGACCAGCAG ggcgACACTCCCAGGCAGCGGGCTGAGAAGGCTCAGGACACCGAGCTGGCCGCCTACCTGGAGAACCGGCAGCACTACCAGATGATCCAGCGGGAGGACCAGGAGACGGCTGTGTAG
- the DGKZ gene encoding diacylglycerol kinase zeta isoform X17 gives MEPRDGSPEARSSDSESASASSSGSERDAGPEPDKAPRRLSKRRFPGLRLFGHRKAITKSGLQHLAPPPPTPGAPCSEPERQIRSTVDWSESATYGEHIWFETNVSGDFCYVGEQYCVAKMLKSVSRRKCAACKIVVHTPCIAQLEKINFRCKPSFRESGSRNIREPTFVRHHWVHRRRQDGKCRHCGKGFQQKFTFHSKEIVAISCSWCKQAYHSKVSCFMLQQIEEPCSLGVHAAVVIPPTWILRARRPQNTLKASKKKKRASFKRKSSKKGPEEGRWRPFIIRPTPSPLMKPLLVFVNPKSGGNQGAKIIQSFLWYLNPRQVFDLSQGGPKEALEMYRKVHNLRILACGGDGTVGWILSTLDQLRLKPPPPVAILPLGTGNDLARTLNWGGGYTDEPVSKILSHVEEGNVVQLDRWDLRAEPNPEAGPEERDDGATDRLPLDVFNNYFSLGFDAHVTLEFHESREANPEKFNSRFRNKMFYAGTAFSDFLMGSSKDLAKHIRVVCDGTDLTPKIQDLKPQCIVFLNIPRYCAGTMPWGHPGEHHDFEPQRHDDGYLEVIGFTMTSLAALQVGGHGERLTQCREVVLTTSKAIPVQVDGEPCKLAASRIRIALRNQATMVQKAKRRSAAPLHSDQQPVPEQLRIQVSRVSMHDYEALHYDKEQLKEASVPLGTVVVPGDSDLELCRAHIERLQQEPEGAGAGSPTCQKLSPKWCFLDATTASRFYRIDRAQEHLNYVTEIAQDEIYILDPELLGASARPDLPTPTSPLPTSPCSPTPRSLSGDAAAPKGEELIEATKRNDFCKLQELHRAGGDLMHRDERSRTLLHHAVSTGSKDVVRYLLDHAPPEILDAVEENGETCLHQAAALGQRTICHYIVEAGASLMKTDQQGDTPRQRAEKAQDTELAAYLENRQHYQMIQREDQETAV, from the exons GAAAGCCATCACCAAGTCGGGCCTTCAGCACCTGGccccccctcctcccactcccggGGCCCCGTGCAGCGAGCCAGAGCGGCAGATCCGGAGCACTGTGGACTGGAGC GAGTCGGCGACATATGGGGAGCACATCTGGTTCGAGACCAACGTGTCGGGGGACTTCTGCTATGTTGGGGAGCAGTACTGTGTAGCTAAGATGCTG AAATCGGTGTCCCGGAGAAAGTGTGCAGCCTGCAAGATCGTGGTGCACACCCCCTGCATCGCTCAGCTGGAGAAG ATCAACTTCCGCTGTAAGCCGTCCTTCCGTGAGTCGGGCTCCAGGAACATCCGTGAG CCAACCTTTGTGCGGCACCACTGGGTACACAGGCGGCGCCAGGATGGCAAGTGTCGGCACTGTGGGAAG GGCTTCCAGCAGAAGTTCACCTTCCACAGCAAGGAGATTGTGGCCATCAGTTGCTCCTGGTGCAAGCAAGCC TACCACAGCAAGGTATCCTGCTTCATGCTGCAGCAGATTGAGGAGCCGTGCTCCCTGGGGGTACACGCTGCCGTGGTCATCCCACCCACCTGGATCCTCCGGGCCCGCAGGCCCCAG aataccctcaaggcaagcaagaagaaaaagagagcatCCTTCAAGAGGAAATCCAGCAAGAAAGGGCCCGAG GAGGGCCGCTGGAGACCCTTCATCATCAGGCCCACCCCGTCCCCCCTCATGAAGCCCCTGCTGGTGTTTGTGAACCCCAAGAGTGGGGGCAACCAG GGCGCCAAGATCATCCAGTCCTTCCTCTGGTATCTCAATCCCCGCCAAGTCTTTGACCTGAGCCAGGGAGGGCCCAAGGAGGC GCTGGAGATGTACCGCAAGGTGCACAACCTGCGGATCCTGGCGTGCGGGGGCGACGGCACG GTCGGCTGGATCCTCTCCACTCTGGACCAGCTCCGCCTAAAGCCTCCGCCGCCTGTCGCCATCCTGCCTCTGGGCACTGGCAACGACCTGGCCCGCACCCTCAACTGGGGTGGG GGCTACACAGATGAGCCCGTGTCCAAGATCCTCTCCCACGTAGAGGAGGGGAACGTGGTGCAGCTGGACCGCTGGGACCTCCGCGCTGAGCCCAACCCCGAGGCGGGGCCTGAGGAGCGTGACGACGGTGCCACCGACCGG CTGCCCCTGGATGTCTTCAACAACTACTTCAGCCTGGGCTTTGATGCCCACGTCACCCTGGAGTTTCATGAGTCTCGAG AGGCCAACCCAGAGAAATTCAACAGCCGCTTTCGGAACAAGATGTTTTATGCCGGG ACAGCTTTCTCCGACTTCCTGATGGGCAGCTCCAAGGACTTAGCCAAGCACATCCGGGTGGTG tGTGATGGAACTGACCTGACGCCCAAGATCCAGGACCTGAAACCCCAGTGCATCGTTTTCCTCAACATCCCCAG GTACTGCGCGGGCACCATGCCCTGGGGCCACCCTGGGGAGCACCACGACTTCGAGCCCCAGCGGCACGATGATGGCTACCTCGAAGTCATCGGCTTCACCATGACATCCCTG GCAGCGCTGCAGGTTGGTGGGCATGGCGAGCGGCTGACGCAGTGCCGTGAGGTGGTGCTCACCACGTCCAAGGCTATCCCAGTGCAGGTGGACGGTGAGCCCTGCAAGCTCGCGGCCTCTCGCATTCGCATCGCCCTGCGCAACCAGGCCACCATGGTGCAGAAGGCCAAGCGGCGGAGCGCCGCCCCCCTGCACAGCGA TCAGCAGCCGGTGCCCGAGCAGCTGCGGATCCAGGTGAGCAGAGTCAGCATGCACGACTACGAGGCCCTGCATTACGACAAGGAGCAGCTCAAGGAGGCCT CGGTGCCCCTGGGCACTGTGGTGGTCCCAGGAGACAGCGACCTCGAGCTCTGCCGGGCGCACATCGAGAGGCTCCAGCAG GAGCCCGAAGGTGCTGGAGCCGGGTCCCCAACGTGCCAGAAACTTTCCCCCAAGTGGTGCTTCCTCGATG CCACCACTGCCAGCCGCTTCTACAGGATCGACCGGGCCCAG GAACACCTCAACTATGTGACTGAGATTGCACAGGACGAGATTTATATCCTGGACCCAGAGCTGCTGGGGGCATCAGCCCGGCCGGACCTCCCAACCCCGAcgtcccctctccccacctccccctgctCACCCACGCCCCG GTCACTGTCAGGGGATGCTGCAGCTCCTAAAG GTGAAGAGCTGATCGAGGCCACCAAGAGGAACGACTTCTGTAAG CTCCAGGAGCTGCACCGAGCCGGGGGCGACCTCATGCACCGGGACGAACGGAGCCGCACGCTCCTGCACCACGCCGTCAGCACCGGCAGCAAGGACGTGGTCCGCTACCTGCTGGACCACG cccctccagaaaTCCTTGACGCCGTGGAGGAAAA CGGGGAGACGTGTCTGCACCAGGCGGCAGCCCTGGGCCAGCGCACCATCTGCCACTACATCGTTGAGGCAGGGGCCTCTCTCATGAAGACAGACCAGCAG ggcgACACTCCCAGGCAGCGGGCTGAGAAGGCTCAGGACACCGAGCTGGCCGCCTACCTGGAGAACCGGCAGCACTACCAGATGATCCAGCGGGAGGACCAGGAGACGGCTGTGTAG
- the DGKZ gene encoding diacylglycerol kinase zeta isoform X14 yields MSALGAGHSTGGGCDEATALGPAEALGTEEGERPGALRQMWRYRSWDVPQIPAEAPQTQKAITKSGLQHLAPPPPTPGAPCSEPERQIRSTVDWSESATYGEHIWFETNVSGDFCYVGEQYCVAKMLQKSVSRRKCAACKIVVHTPCIAQLEKINFRCKPSFRESGSRNIREPTFVRHHWVHRRRQDGKCRHCGKGFQQKFTFHSKEIVAISCSWCKQAYHSKVSCFMLQQIEEPCSLGVHAAVVIPPTWILRARRPQNTLKASKKKKRASFKRKSSKKGPEEGRWRPFIIRPTPSPLMKPLLVFVNPKSGGNQGAKIIQSFLWYLNPRQVFDLSQGGPKEALEMYRKVHNLRILACGGDGTVGWILSTLDQLRLKPPPPVAILPLGTGNDLARTLNWGGGYTDEPVSKILSHVEEGNVVQLDRWDLRAEPNPEAGPEERDDGATDRLPLDVFNNYFSLGFDAHVTLEFHESREANPEKFNSRFRNKMFYAGTAFSDFLMGSSKDLAKHIRVVCDGTDLTPKIQDLKPQCIVFLNIPRYCAGTMPWGHPGEHHDFEPQRHDDGYLEVIGFTMTSLAALQVGGHGERLTQCREVVLTTSKAIPVQVDGEPCKLAASRIRIALRNQATMVQKAKRRSAAPLHSDQQPVPEQLRIQVSRVSMHDYEALHYDKEQLKEASVPLGTVVVPGDSDLELCRAHIERLQQEPEGAGAGSPTCQKLSPKWCFLDATTASRFYRIDRAQEHLNYVTEIAQDEIYILDPELLGASARPDLPTPTSPLPTSPCSPTPRSLSGDAAAPKGEELIEATKRNDFCKLQELHRAGGDLMHRDERSRTLLHHAVSTGSKDVVRYLLDHAPPEILDAVEENGETCLHQAAALGQRTICHYIVEAGASLMKTDQQGDTPRQRAEKAQDTELAAYLENRQHYQMIQREDQETAV; encoded by the exons GAAAGCCATCACCAAGTCGGGCCTTCAGCACCTGGccccccctcctcccactcccggGGCCCCGTGCAGCGAGCCAGAGCGGCAGATCCGGAGCACTGTGGACTGGAGC GAGTCGGCGACATATGGGGAGCACATCTGGTTCGAGACCAACGTGTCGGGGGACTTCTGCTATGTTGGGGAGCAGTACTGTGTAGCTAAGATGCTG CAGAAATCGGTGTCCCGGAGAAAGTGTGCAGCCTGCAAGATCGTGGTGCACACCCCCTGCATCGCTCAGCTGGAGAAG ATCAACTTCCGCTGTAAGCCGTCCTTCCGTGAGTCGGGCTCCAGGAACATCCGTGAG CCAACCTTTGTGCGGCACCACTGGGTACACAGGCGGCGCCAGGATGGCAAGTGTCGGCACTGTGGGAAG GGCTTCCAGCAGAAGTTCACCTTCCACAGCAAGGAGATTGTGGCCATCAGTTGCTCCTGGTGCAAGCAAGCC TACCACAGCAAGGTATCCTGCTTCATGCTGCAGCAGATTGAGGAGCCGTGCTCCCTGGGGGTACACGCTGCCGTGGTCATCCCACCCACCTGGATCCTCCGGGCCCGCAGGCCCCAG aataccctcaaggcaagcaagaagaaaaagagagcatCCTTCAAGAGGAAATCCAGCAAGAAAGGGCCCGAG GAGGGCCGCTGGAGACCCTTCATCATCAGGCCCACCCCGTCCCCCCTCATGAAGCCCCTGCTGGTGTTTGTGAACCCCAAGAGTGGGGGCAACCAG GGCGCCAAGATCATCCAGTCCTTCCTCTGGTATCTCAATCCCCGCCAAGTCTTTGACCTGAGCCAGGGAGGGCCCAAGGAGGC GCTGGAGATGTACCGCAAGGTGCACAACCTGCGGATCCTGGCGTGCGGGGGCGACGGCACG GTCGGCTGGATCCTCTCCACTCTGGACCAGCTCCGCCTAAAGCCTCCGCCGCCTGTCGCCATCCTGCCTCTGGGCACTGGCAACGACCTGGCCCGCACCCTCAACTGGGGTGGG GGCTACACAGATGAGCCCGTGTCCAAGATCCTCTCCCACGTAGAGGAGGGGAACGTGGTGCAGCTGGACCGCTGGGACCTCCGCGCTGAGCCCAACCCCGAGGCGGGGCCTGAGGAGCGTGACGACGGTGCCACCGACCGG CTGCCCCTGGATGTCTTCAACAACTACTTCAGCCTGGGCTTTGATGCCCACGTCACCCTGGAGTTTCATGAGTCTCGAG AGGCCAACCCAGAGAAATTCAACAGCCGCTTTCGGAACAAGATGTTTTATGCCGGG ACAGCTTTCTCCGACTTCCTGATGGGCAGCTCCAAGGACTTAGCCAAGCACATCCGGGTGGTG tGTGATGGAACTGACCTGACGCCCAAGATCCAGGACCTGAAACCCCAGTGCATCGTTTTCCTCAACATCCCCAG GTACTGCGCGGGCACCATGCCCTGGGGCCACCCTGGGGAGCACCACGACTTCGAGCCCCAGCGGCACGATGATGGCTACCTCGAAGTCATCGGCTTCACCATGACATCCCTG GCAGCGCTGCAGGTTGGTGGGCATGGCGAGCGGCTGACGCAGTGCCGTGAGGTGGTGCTCACCACGTCCAAGGCTATCCCAGTGCAGGTGGACGGTGAGCCCTGCAAGCTCGCGGCCTCTCGCATTCGCATCGCCCTGCGCAACCAGGCCACCATGGTGCAGAAGGCCAAGCGGCGGAGCGCCGCCCCCCTGCACAGCGA TCAGCAGCCGGTGCCCGAGCAGCTGCGGATCCAGGTGAGCAGAGTCAGCATGCACGACTACGAGGCCCTGCATTACGACAAGGAGCAGCTCAAGGAGGCCT CGGTGCCCCTGGGCACTGTGGTGGTCCCAGGAGACAGCGACCTCGAGCTCTGCCGGGCGCACATCGAGAGGCTCCAGCAG GAGCCCGAAGGTGCTGGAGCCGGGTCCCCAACGTGCCAGAAACTTTCCCCCAAGTGGTGCTTCCTCGATG CCACCACTGCCAGCCGCTTCTACAGGATCGACCGGGCCCAG GAACACCTCAACTATGTGACTGAGATTGCACAGGACGAGATTTATATCCTGGACCCAGAGCTGCTGGGGGCATCAGCCCGGCCGGACCTCCCAACCCCGAcgtcccctctccccacctccccctgctCACCCACGCCCCG GTCACTGTCAGGGGATGCTGCAGCTCCTAAAG GTGAAGAGCTGATCGAGGCCACCAAGAGGAACGACTTCTGTAAG CTCCAGGAGCTGCACCGAGCCGGGGGCGACCTCATGCACCGGGACGAACGGAGCCGCACGCTCCTGCACCACGCCGTCAGCACCGGCAGCAAGGACGTGGTCCGCTACCTGCTGGACCACG cccctccagaaaTCCTTGACGCCGTGGAGGAAAA CGGGGAGACGTGTCTGCACCAGGCGGCAGCCCTGGGCCAGCGCACCATCTGCCACTACATCGTTGAGGCAGGGGCCTCTCTCATGAAGACAGACCAGCAG ggcgACACTCCCAGGCAGCGGGCTGAGAAGGCTCAGGACACCGAGCTGGCCGCCTACCTGGAGAACCGGCAGCACTACCAGATGATCCAGCGGGAGGACCAGGAGACGGCTGTGTAG